The segment GCCCGGGTAGAATTCAAAGACATCCGCATAAAACATTTTCCATCGGGTGGAGCAGGTAATGGTGGTGGTGGAAATTAGCAAACTCACCCGCAACCTCTCGATCCCAAGGCGGATGTCCGGCGGATCCTGTACCGCATGGGTTTTATTCATAATGGATATTTGAATTTTTCCCTCTGGGAGGAAACCACCTTGCTCGGAATCCTGCTAGGCTGCTTCCATGAATGACATAAACATAAGTCGGAGGCCCGAATTTCGAACTCCGAAATGGCGGTCTCCATTCGCGTTGGTTGGCGTGATTCGCGGTCTCCAGCCTTTGGATTTGGCATCTCCCGCCTCTCAGCTCCTATCTTCTGCTCGGCTATCTTTTACCTGCCATTTTTTTGCCAATAAATTTTTATGCCATGTCCGGTTTCCTGTTTTCTGCAAAAAGTCCCCCGGTTTTATTCGCGGTATTCCACAGGGAAAAATTTATGTTTGACGGCAATTCGAGGGAGCTTACCATTGCAGATATGAGCTTTACTCGGATTATTGGAATTATTGCGATGGCTGGATTGCTGGCAAACACCGTCCAGAGCCAGAACCTGGAACCGGCGGCGGGCAAAAAAGCCCCGGCCAAACCGCGCGATCCGGCCTTGATCGAAGTTGCCGACGTGCCCGGCCTGCCACGCGTGCTGCTCATCGGGGATTCCATCTCCATGGGTTACACCCTGCCAGTGCGCGAAAAGCTGAAAGGCCGCGCCAACGTGCATCACCCCCCGGAAAATTGCGGTCCGACCGAACGTGGTCTGGAGCGATTGGAGAAGTGGCTGGGAAGCGGCCACTGGGACGTGATTCATTTCAACTTCGGCCTGCACGATCTCAAATACCTTGATGAAAAAGGGCAATACGTCGGGCCGGACAAGGGCAAGCAACTCGCGCCGCCGGAGGTGTACCGCAAGCAGTTGCGTGACATCACGGTCCAGTTGCAGAAGAGCGGCGCGAAGCTGATCTACGCCACCACAACTCCGGTGCCGCCAGGTACCACCGGCCGTGTTGCGGGAGACGAGCGGGTCTATAATGAGATCGCCACGGCGGTGATGAAAGAATTGAAGGTGCCGATTGATGATCTGTGCGGCCTGGTGGCGGCGCAACAGGCAAAGCTGCCGCCGCGCCCGGAGAGCGAGAAACCGACGGGGCGCACGCGCGTGCCATCCCGGCCGGGAGAACTCCAGTTACCCTTCAACGTGCATTTCACGCCCGAAGGATACGACCAACTTGCCAACCTTGTCGTGGCGAGCGTCGAAAAACAATTGCCGCCCCCAGTAAAATGAGAGAGAAACTCCTAATTTGCGCACCATGGCGAAATTGAAGACTTTAGCGCTTCAGGTCAGGTAACCGCAAACGTAGGTGCAGAGTCTCAAACAGGAGGGCGCGGGAAATTTTGGAGTGCGGTGGCAACCGCCGGGGGAGAAGGGGCGGATGGCGACACCGCTTTGGATTTGCTCCGTCCAGTTGCGTGAGCGCGGGAGACCACGGCGGCGTCCCAAGGACGTCAGGCGGTAGGCCGCCGCCCAGCGAGACGGGAGAATCACAGGCTTGCTGGTGTGCCCATCCAAAGCGGCGTCGCGCCCCCGTCAACCCGCTTTGCCGCCGCACTCCAAAAAAATGCGGCTCCCGTGGTTCCTTGGGGCAAGGGGTACGGAACCACAGACCCTGCCCACCTCGTAGTAGTCGTAACGCACCAACGCGCTTGATGCAGCCCTGTCAGGGCTTGGCGTGTTCTTTGAAGAATTTCACAATCAACGGCAGGGTGGCGGCCGGGAACTCGTGACCGCCGGGATGGATGGCCCCGTTGTCGAAGGTGGGTTTCAAATCCTTTGCGCGATCCGATCCGTCATACGGGGCGGCAGTGGTATCCACATTCTTGGGCCAGCCGCCAAGGTCCGATTGGAAGGAGAGAATATTCGTCCCGATCCGTTTTGCCTCCTCGCCGGCGTACCAGGCATCCGGACGTTTGAGGTATTGTCTGGCGCCTTCCACCGCCGGCAATGAAGTGATACCCATGACCACTACCAGCCCCAAGCTTAAGAGTGCCGAAGTTCTTGTTCTGCGATTTAATTGCATAGTCTTCACGTTTTGACACACACTTAACACCGTTTTCATACGCCCAAATGGTGATGATTGGCAATGACTGGCAATATCGCGTTGAGTTATTGCAATGTGCATTTGGGCACTGTTCCCGTTGATGGTTTTATGCTAACAGGCGTCCGGTATGGCCAAGAATTTTGGGAGGGTGGATTCAATGAGCCAGGCGAGGTCTTTGGCGGCTTGGTCGATGGGGATATATAGGTGGTCTTTGATGCTAGGGCGGTAACCACACTCATACACCAAGTATTCGCTGCCATCGCGGCCCTTTTTTTGGGGTTCACCAAAGGTGTTGGGAGGAGGATTCAGGTCTTTGAGAATCTTTAATACCGCAGGGAGGTACTGACCTGAGCCAGTGGCTTTTTGTCGGGTGGCATGCGTGAAGTTGACCCCGCACACATGGCCGGAACCGTCAGGGCCCACGCACATCTGATAGTGGCACCCACTGGCACTCCAAAAGGCTTTGGGCCGGGATGACTTGGGACGGATGCGGAAATGCATGACGTCAAAATCCTCTTTGCGCATGCGGCCGGGTACCTCCTCGCAGGTTTCAAGGCTAGCGCAAATTTCTGGAGGTAAGAGTTTTTGGCACGCCTCCCAGGCCTTTTCGACGAGTGTGATTTGTTCTTGGTCAGTCATAAGGGGTATGGATTAGAAGTTTCTTAGTAGCTACTTTGAAACACCACGAAAGAAATTGTTTGGTGGTGAATTAGGATTCAGCGTGTTAGTATAGGTTACGCTGGTGCTGGCCGGGACAAGGCTTGTTTCAGCGGCCCAATTTACAAGGTTAGATGAACTCTCAATATAAAGACGCTGGCCCACTGTAACATTTAAAGTCGTAGAAAATTGTCGTGCACGAGATAATGATGGAGCGGAAAATCTCGTGTAACCTGCAGAAACTCCTTGCAGGCGAGCCAGATTTTTAACTGGAACATTCCCAACACCAATAATAGTCCCACAAAGCAATAGCTTACCATCAGTTTGCAACGAACTGCCATATAAACTATTTTCAAAATTTGCAGCAACATAGTTAGTGTCAACAACCCCATCGGGAAGCGTCCGTGCAATTTTGAACACTGGAAATCCGTTCGCCAAAGCAAAGGCACCAACAAAAAATATACTGCCATCTTGCGCAGTTAGTATATTATGATGGTAACTTAGACTGGGACCGTCTTTTTCAAAAATCTGGAGCTCGACCTGGTTAAAGGTGGAATCCAGCGAGCCATCCTGGTTCAGTCGAATTGCGTAAGCGGAAGACAAATACGGAATATTGGCATGTGCAAGAATGATCGTGCGATTCTGCGGTTGGGATGCAACGAAAAACGGCAATACTGCTGGGAAAAGTGTTCTGGCAGGATCATAGGTTAAATCCAAAGTTCCGTCCTCATTTAAGCGGGCAATACCAACTCGTTTCACCCCATTATAGGAAGTGAACCTGCCACCGATAATTAATTTTCCATCAGATTGAGGTGATACTGAATTGACCAGATTATTTGGGCCGATTCCCCCTAGATTAAATGATGAATCAAAAGTCAGATCGGAATTAAACCTAACAATTCCATTGTAAAGTTTGCCATTTAGCAAACAGCGAAAGCATGTCGAAGAATCCCGGTTATAAAGGAGTACCTTCCCGGAGGGTAATACAATCGGTTGCGGAGTAGAATACAGGTCATTTGTGTTCATGAATATACACGATGCATCCAAAGTTCCATTTGTTGTAACACGAAGAATGCCATCTTCTGGCCCGTTCATAACCACAATAGCCTTGCCATCCGATTGCAGCGCTAAAGAAACTGTACTGGTGATATTTGATTTGTAATAACCTAGAGGT is part of the Verrucomicrobiota bacterium genome and harbors:
- a CDS encoding SGNH/GDSL hydrolase family protein, translated to MAGLLANTVQSQNLEPAAGKKAPAKPRDPALIEVADVPGLPRVLLIGDSISMGYTLPVREKLKGRANVHHPPENCGPTERGLERLEKWLGSGHWDVIHFNFGLHDLKYLDEKGQYVGPDKGKQLAPPEVYRKQLRDITVQLQKSGAKLIYATTTPVPPGTTGRVAGDERVYNEIATAVMKELKVPIDDLCGLVAAQQAKLPPRPESEKPTGRTRVPSRPGELQLPFNVHFTPEGYDQLANLVVASVEKQLPPPVK
- a CDS encoding delta-60 repeat domain-containing protein, which translates into the protein MINCLYSNTQAHPSAYRSGIGCQHDGFPPLVETIHLKVFHRWHGLICQLILFVFTFVFLQSSLAQPGAPDTAFLPPLSPYSTVYAAVQRPDGRVLAATANGLILLNTDGSIVSGFATNALTALPLGYYKSNITSTVSLALQSDGKAIVVMNGPEDGILRVTTNGTLDASCIFMNTNDLYSTPQPIVLPSGKVLLYNRDSSTCFRCLLNGKLYNGIVRFNSDLTFDSSFNLGGIGPNNLVNSVSPQSDGKLIIGGRFTSYNGVKRVGIARLNEDGTLDLTYDPARTLFPAVLPFFVASQPQNRTIILAHANIPYLSSAYAIRLNQDGSLDSTFNQVELQIFEKDGPSLSYHHNILTAQDGSIFFVGAFALANGFPVFKIARTLPDGVVDTNYVAANFENSLYGSSLQTDGKLLLCGTIIGVGNVPVKNLARLQGVSAGYTRFSAPSLSRARQFSTTLNVTVGQRLYIESSSNLVNWAAETSLVPASTSVTYTNTLNPNSPPNNFFRGVSK